One stretch of Streptomyces sp. R21 DNA includes these proteins:
- a CDS encoding LuxR C-terminal-related transcriptional regulator, with translation MLTPSGAPLLSTRFAIPTVPPTFVRRSRLTERLADGVNRPLVLVNGSAGAGKTLLVADWLRQRRVSWPTAWLTVEPDDNAPGMFWAYVLAALRHHGLDLPPDIGSPARADEVDQLLLARLAAHLSGRTDPVLLVLDEFERVPSPEIAGQLEFVLRHAAAGLRLVLVSRVEPLLPLHRWRAAGEIADIRGGDLAFTAQEAAVLLARHGLSRPDEAARTLTERTEGWAAGLRLCALAMQEADDPDRFLKEFEAGHSTVADYLLGEVLARQPAQTQELLLRTSVLERTHPDLANALTGREDSEGILISLERANAFVTAVGHSWYRHHPLFSEILRAHLRFRHPGLEGELHRRAARWFCDAGQFTDALPHAVAAGDWEFAAAQFVDQLAIGQLFTGLDANRLGEVFSAMAPDADGPAPELVRAARDLARYDVTSGLAHLERAEEYLAHGAQGSAAARLSHAFLRVLAGRLLGSAAMAQTAARDAEQLERQVPAERLADHPELPALLLTGLGSAELWAGQLDAAREALCAAVEASGHPGTASSGHEALGRIALIDFLRGWPGKAEASAREAVAVAERAGLPLPLCSGVAHLVLAATAIDRDERASARADLDRAAASSGAHDDPVVAAGITILNSRMLLAEGDPEGSLYALTGAEDRSAAGVRSPWVRSRLALARSHAHLAQGHPEAALDALDEAVTETPDCAVIAARARIASGDNGTAIDILDSVPTDPGTGPAITVRTLLARAEAADCQGDTVAARCLVVRALGLARPEQLRRPFLEAGPWLRRALHDPLVPAHDWLPAEPFATPSARPAGTVQVLVVEALSAREHDVLECLAQVMSTDEMAAELYLSVNTVKTHLKSIYRKLSASRRGEAVRRARELGLL, from the coding sequence ATGCTCACGCCGTCCGGTGCCCCGCTCCTCTCCACCCGCTTCGCCATCCCGACGGTCCCGCCGACGTTCGTACGACGATCACGCCTCACGGAACGGCTGGCCGACGGCGTGAACCGGCCGCTGGTGCTGGTCAACGGCTCGGCCGGGGCGGGCAAGACGCTCCTCGTCGCTGACTGGCTCCGACAGCGCCGGGTCTCGTGGCCCACGGCATGGCTGACCGTGGAGCCCGACGACAACGCCCCGGGAATGTTCTGGGCCTACGTTCTGGCAGCGCTGCGCCATCATGGACTGGATCTGCCGCCCGACATCGGCAGCCCGGCACGCGCCGACGAGGTCGACCAGTTGCTCCTCGCCCGCCTCGCCGCCCATCTGAGCGGGCGCACGGACCCCGTGCTGCTCGTTCTCGACGAGTTCGAGCGGGTGCCCTCCCCGGAGATCGCCGGCCAGCTCGAGTTCGTGCTCCGCCACGCCGCCGCCGGGCTGCGCCTCGTCCTGGTCAGCCGGGTGGAGCCACTGCTGCCGCTCCACCGTTGGCGTGCTGCCGGCGAGATCGCCGACATCCGCGGCGGCGATCTGGCCTTCACCGCGCAGGAAGCGGCCGTACTGCTGGCGCGTCATGGTCTGAGCCGGCCGGACGAGGCGGCACGGACGCTGACCGAGCGCACCGAGGGCTGGGCGGCGGGGCTGCGGCTGTGCGCCCTGGCCATGCAGGAGGCGGACGATCCCGACAGGTTCCTGAAGGAGTTCGAAGCGGGACACAGCACGGTGGCGGACTACCTGCTCGGCGAGGTGCTGGCCAGGCAGCCCGCGCAGACCCAGGAGCTGCTGCTGCGTACCAGCGTGCTGGAACGGACCCACCCCGACCTGGCGAACGCGCTGACCGGCCGTGAGGACAGCGAGGGCATCCTGATCTCGCTCGAGCGGGCGAACGCCTTCGTCACCGCCGTCGGACACTCCTGGTACCGGCACCACCCTCTCTTCTCGGAGATCCTGCGGGCCCATCTGCGCTTCCGGCATCCCGGGCTGGAGGGGGAGCTGCACCGCAGGGCGGCACGCTGGTTCTGCGATGCCGGGCAGTTCACCGACGCCCTTCCGCACGCGGTGGCGGCCGGGGACTGGGAGTTCGCCGCCGCCCAGTTCGTCGACCAGCTCGCGATCGGCCAGCTGTTCACCGGCCTGGACGCCAACCGGCTGGGAGAGGTCTTCTCGGCCATGGCCCCCGATGCCGACGGTCCGGCGCCGGAGCTGGTGCGCGCCGCACGGGATCTCGCCCGCTATGACGTCACGAGCGGCCTCGCCCATCTGGAGCGGGCCGAGGAGTACCTCGCGCACGGGGCGCAGGGCAGCGCTGCCGCCCGACTGAGCCACGCGTTTCTCCGTGTTCTGGCGGGCCGGCTGCTCGGCTCGGCAGCCATGGCCCAGACGGCCGCGAGGGATGCCGAGCAGCTGGAGCGCCAGGTGCCCGCCGAGCGACTGGCGGACCATCCCGAACTGCCCGCACTGCTGCTGACCGGTCTCGGCTCCGCGGAACTGTGGGCCGGGCAGCTCGACGCCGCCCGCGAGGCACTGTGCGCGGCGGTCGAGGCGTCCGGACATCCCGGCACGGCGTCGTCGGGGCACGAGGCGCTCGGCCGCATCGCCCTGATCGACTTCCTGCGCGGGTGGCCCGGGAAGGCCGAGGCCTCGGCGCGCGAGGCCGTCGCGGTGGCGGAGCGGGCCGGGCTGCCCCTGCCGCTCTGCAGCGGCGTCGCCCACCTGGTCCTGGCCGCCACCGCCATCGACCGTGACGAGCGGGCATCCGCCCGCGCCGATCTCGATCGTGCCGCCGCATCCTCCGGCGCCCACGACGACCCCGTCGTCGCCGCCGGAATCACCATCCTGAACTCACGCATGCTGCTGGCCGAAGGCGACCCGGAGGGCTCTCTGTACGCGCTGACCGGCGCGGAGGACCGGTCCGCCGCAGGCGTGCGCTCCCCATGGGTGCGCTCTCGTCTGGCACTGGCCCGGTCCCACGCACATCTGGCCCAGGGACATCCCGAAGCCGCGCTGGACGCACTGGACGAGGCGGTGACCGAAACACCGGACTGCGCCGTCATCGCGGCGCGCGCCCGGATCGCCTCCGGTGACAACGGGACGGCGATCGACATCCTCGACTCCGTCCCCACCGATCCCGGAACCGGTCCCGCCATCACCGTACGGACCCTGCTTGCCCGGGCGGAGGCCGCGGACTGCCAGGGAGACACGGTCGCGGCACGGTGCCTGGTCGTCCGCGCGCTGGGTCTCGCCCGCCCCGAACAGCTGCGCCGCCCCTTCCTGGAAGCCGGGCCGTGGCTGCGCCGCGCCCTGCACGATCCGCTGGTTCCGGCCCACGACTGGCTTCCCGCCGAGCCCTTCGCCACCCCGAGCGCGCGCCCCGCCGGGACGGTGCAGGTTCTCGTCGTGGAGGCGCTCAGTGCGCGTGAGCACGACGTGCTGGAATGCCTGGCGCAGGTGATGTCGACCGACGAGATGGCCGCCGAGCTCTACCTGTCGGTGAACACCGTCAAGACCCACCTCAAGAGCATCTACCGCAAGCTGTCCGCGAGCCGCCGTGGCGAGGCGGTGCGGCGGGCCAGGGAACTGGGGCTGCTCTGA
- a CDS encoding SHOCT domain-containing protein, whose product MPFARPARPLLRGALVGGTAYAAGRRTARAQQQEAEQQEAVRQAQQAAQPTAQDPAPPQQPSAGGGLLDELTRLGELRTQGLLTEAEFTAAKSQLLGT is encoded by the coding sequence ATGCCTTTCGCACGCCCTGCTCGTCCCCTGCTGCGCGGAGCCCTGGTCGGAGGCACGGCGTACGCCGCCGGCCGCCGCACGGCCCGCGCACAGCAACAGGAAGCCGAACAGCAGGAAGCTGTACGGCAGGCGCAGCAGGCAGCTCAGCCGACCGCGCAGGACCCCGCCCCGCCCCAACAGCCGTCGGCCGGCGGCGGGTTGCTCGACGAACTCACCCGGCTGGGCGAGCTGCGCACCCAAGGCCTGCTCACCGAGGCGGAGTTCACCGCCGCCAAGTCTCAACTACTGGGGACCTGA
- a CDS encoding DUF6325 family protein, with the protein MPGGAVAADLPQRGEQPDIEDLRDVAADIVARRTLGLVGVEDVGETATLMDADATVLALLVENVWARDVAAEVRRHDGRLVASVRIPYEQITEAEADLSAAATGQPA; encoded by the coding sequence ATGCCAGGTGGTGCGGTGGCGGCCGACCTGCCGCAACGTGGAGAACAACCGGACATCGAGGATCTGCGGGACGTGGCGGCCGACATCGTGGCCCGCCGTACGCTCGGTCTCGTCGGCGTCGAGGACGTGGGCGAGACAGCCACCCTGATGGACGCCGACGCCACGGTGCTGGCCCTGCTCGTGGAGAACGTCTGGGCCCGCGACGTCGCCGCCGAGGTACGCCGTCACGACGGCCGTCTCGTGGCGAGCGTCCGCATCCCCTACGAGCAGATCACCGAGGCGGAGGCCGACCTGTCGGCCGCGGCCACCGGACAGCCTGCCTGA
- a CDS encoding SHOCT domain-containing protein yields the protein MGERELRHARKSEAAFRDYVRETAATGGSGGGTGGSADELTKLAELKNHGDLTVDEYERAKAKVLTAV from the coding sequence ATGGGCGAGCGCGAGCTGCGGCACGCCCGGAAGTCCGAGGCGGCGTTCCGCGACTACGTGCGCGAGACCGCCGCGACGGGCGGCTCCGGCGGCGGGACGGGCGGGAGCGCCGACGAACTGACCAAGCTGGCCGAGCTCAAGAACCACGGAGACCTGACGGTCGACGAGTACGAGCGCGCCAAGGCCAAGGTCCTCACGGCCGTCTGA
- a CDS encoding acetyl-CoA carboxylase biotin carboxylase subunit family protein encodes MHALLIGSRPREAYSALARLGVPFDVVLEDGEEPGPDAGRARHIHRRPYVSDPQSVLTVPRLFDYAGVYSFTEGGLFAASLVTAAVGLPGPSPAAVLATRNKYLMRCTLASHEVTQLPFGLLERDTPPADAYPLIVKPIAGSGSAGVRRLDDPASFKEVLQEVIEEGVPDGSLMWESCFNGPQYTVEGMHDGADFRAVAVTGKVLSGPPHFVVLEHESPAALEPEIRENLVAYARQCLAALGVRYAATHTEIAFHDGQPQLIETHTRPGGDTVPVIAALTTGWDQYELVLGAGWAERAGQLATQRREVRGQVARTLHLTAEDTTPESLADASWLEDFPEFVRVGHACRFPGPGPADPRWGHILIAGDDRERLADTSRRIRARVRRDRPS; translated from the coding sequence TTGCACGCGTTGCTGATCGGTTCGCGTCCCAGAGAGGCATACTCGGCACTGGCCCGGCTGGGCGTGCCGTTCGACGTTGTCCTGGAGGACGGCGAGGAGCCGGGACCGGATGCCGGCCGGGCACGCCACATTCACCGGCGCCCTTATGTCAGTGATCCCCAGAGTGTGCTGACAGTGCCTCGGCTCTTCGACTACGCGGGCGTCTACTCCTTCACCGAGGGAGGGCTGTTCGCCGCCTCCCTGGTCACCGCTGCCGTAGGACTTCCCGGACCGTCGCCCGCCGCCGTGCTGGCAACGCGGAACAAGTACCTGATGCGCTGCACTCTGGCGTCCCATGAGGTGACGCAGTTGCCCTTCGGTCTCCTGGAGCGGGACACACCGCCCGCCGACGCCTACCCGCTGATCGTGAAACCGATCGCCGGCAGCGGCAGCGCGGGAGTTCGGCGGCTTGACGACCCCGCGTCCTTCAAAGAGGTGCTTCAAGAGGTAATTGAGGAAGGCGTACCCGACGGCTCCCTGATGTGGGAGTCGTGCTTCAACGGTCCGCAGTACACCGTCGAAGGGATGCACGACGGCGCGGATTTCCGCGCCGTCGCCGTCACGGGGAAAGTTCTCTCCGGCCCGCCGCACTTCGTCGTACTGGAACACGAAAGCCCCGCCGCGCTGGAGCCGGAGATCCGGGAGAACCTCGTGGCGTACGCACGCCAGTGCCTGGCTGCCCTCGGCGTCCGGTACGCGGCCACTCACACGGAGATCGCCTTCCACGACGGCCAACCCCAGCTCATCGAAACCCACACCAGGCCGGGCGGCGACACCGTCCCCGTCATCGCCGCGCTGACCACCGGATGGGACCAGTACGAGCTGGTGCTGGGAGCAGGGTGGGCGGAGCGCGCCGGGCAGCTGGCCACGCAGCGCCGAGAGGTCCGCGGCCAGGTCGCCCGAACCCTGCACCTCACCGCCGAGGACACCACGCCCGAGAGCCTGGCCGACGCTTCGTGGCTCGAGGACTTCCCGGAGTTCGTACGAGTCGGTCATGCCTGCCGCTTCCCAGGACCGGGACCGGCTGATCCTCGGTGGGGCCACATCCTGATAGCGGGCGACGACCGGGAGCGGCTCGCGGACACCAGCCGCCGCATACGCGCCCGGGTCCGTAGGGATCGGCCCAGCTGA
- a CDS encoding RICIN domain-containing protein, whose translation MDRGTADGTPVQLWDCGTDWNQKWTRTGATLVNPHSGKCLDVAAGSTANGAKVQLWSCNGTGAQQWQFNANGTVTNPRSGKCLDAGSSANGALLQIWDCYGGGTQPNQVWTLN comes from the coding sequence TTGGACCGGGGCACGGCCGACGGCACCCCGGTCCAACTGTGGGACTGCGGAACCGACTGGAACCAGAAGTGGACGCGGACCGGCGCCACCCTCGTCAACCCGCACTCCGGCAAGTGCCTCGACGTGGCCGCCGGTTCCACGGCCAACGGCGCCAAGGTGCAGCTCTGGTCGTGCAACGGCACAGGCGCGCAGCAGTGGCAGTTCAACGCCAACGGCACCGTCACCAACCCCCGGTCCGGCAAGTGCCTGGACGCCGGCAGCTCCGCCAACGGCGCGCTCCTGCAGATATGGGACTGCTACGGCGGTGGTACGCAGCCCAACCAGGTCTGGACCCTGAACTAG